The Virgibacillus dokdonensis genome includes a window with the following:
- a CDS encoding enoyl-CoA hydratase-related protein: MEFNHVTVTYEENIAILALDSPPANALSSTMITELRTILKQFQDDSNVHAIILTGAGKFFAAGANIKEFVPAMGDYQKGIDMSKAGQDLCNELEFMTKPVIAAINGPALGGGLEVAMGCHFRIASEKATIGLPEVKLGLVPSFGGTQRLSRITSVATALELILTGKHIDSDKALELGIVQAKVSSDELMSTAKTIARSFVEGNSMQSVTRAVESVVQGAQKSFSDGLQREKEIFGELFLTEDAKEGVQAFVEKRKPNFRHQ; encoded by the coding sequence ATGGAATTTAATCACGTTACAGTAACTTATGAAGAAAATATCGCTATCTTGGCCTTAGATTCACCACCAGCTAACGCCCTATCATCAACAATGATTACGGAATTACGTACCATTTTAAAACAATTTCAAGACGATTCCAATGTACATGCTATTATTTTAACTGGAGCAGGCAAATTTTTTGCTGCTGGGGCTAATATTAAAGAGTTTGTACCAGCAATGGGAGATTATCAAAAAGGAATTGATATGTCTAAAGCGGGACAGGATTTATGCAATGAATTGGAATTTATGACAAAACCGGTAATTGCAGCAATAAATGGACCAGCACTTGGCGGAGGTTTAGAAGTAGCAATGGGCTGCCACTTCCGAATTGCATCTGAAAAAGCAACAATTGGCTTACCTGAAGTAAAACTTGGACTTGTGCCATCGTTCGGCGGAACACAACGTCTTTCGCGAATTACTAGCGTAGCCACTGCGTTAGAATTAATTCTTACCGGAAAACATATAGACAGTGATAAAGCACTAGAGCTAGGTATTGTTCAAGCAAAAGTTTCTAGTGACGAGCTAATGTCAACAGCGAAGACGATTGCCCGTTCTTTTGTAGAAGGAAATAGTATGCAAAGTGTTACAAGAGCTGTTGAAAGCGTCGTTCAGGGGGCACAGAAATCTTTTTCTGATGGATTACAGAGAGAAAAGGAAATCTTTGGTGAATTATTCCTAACAGAAGATGCTAAAGAAGGCGTTCAGGCTTTTGTCGAAAAACGCAAACCCAATTTTCGCCACCAATAA
- a CDS encoding IS4 family transposase, whose protein sequence is MDKNTLKSSFGKWVSPINTKKLFEQVEENKQDYYTKKLTTAGYIKLMLLAQLQGFESLEEMSDALIDDGLQKALGFESISTSQLSRKNNEMNPMILSHLFLDLVYKIKGIQFKNGKYMPLKIIDSSTLPLNLTNHKWAKFRKTKAGVKLHLRLIFMNKDTVYPEKAVITTAKEHDRNQLEVLVDDKEAMYVFDRGYVDYERFDRMTDEGYFFVSRLKKNAITREVESFSIPKDSTVLSDKMVYIGSTQNRTENVFRLLEVVDTKGNILRLITNRFDLNSEEISEIYRQRWAIELFFKWLKQHVEIKHFYGMSETAIQNQIFLALIAYCLHVLIQLEMRSKKSLLRISRWLNKALWKPAYIWIRRFDDRSIP, encoded by the coding sequence ATGGACAAGAATACACTAAAATCATCATTTGGTAAATGGGTTTCACCTATAAATACGAAAAAACTATTTGAACAAGTAGAAGAAAATAAACAAGATTACTACACAAAAAAGCTAACAACTGCCGGGTATATAAAGCTCATGTTACTTGCCCAACTGCAAGGATTCGAGAGCTTGGAAGAAATGAGCGATGCCCTAATAGATGATGGACTTCAGAAAGCACTGGGGTTTGAATCGATTAGTACATCTCAGCTATCAAGGAAGAATAATGAAATGAATCCAATGATCCTTTCCCATTTATTCTTGGACCTTGTTTACAAAATAAAAGGTATCCAATTTAAAAACGGGAAATACATGCCATTGAAAATCATTGATTCTAGCACGCTTCCATTAAACTTAACGAATCATAAGTGGGCAAAGTTCCGTAAAACAAAAGCAGGAGTTAAGCTACATTTACGACTTATATTTATGAATAAAGATACCGTCTATCCTGAAAAAGCAGTGATTACAACAGCCAAAGAACATGACAGAAATCAACTGGAAGTTCTCGTAGACGACAAAGAAGCCATGTATGTGTTTGACCGTGGATACGTTGATTATGAACGATTTGATCGAATGACAGATGAAGGCTATTTTTTCGTATCAAGACTGAAGAAAAACGCCATCACTCGTGAAGTAGAATCATTTTCTATACCTAAAGATTCTACGGTTTTATCCGACAAGATGGTTTACATCGGTTCGACGCAAAATCGTACAGAGAATGTATTCCGCCTACTTGAAGTAGTGGATACAAAGGGAAACATTCTACGATTAATTACTAACCGTTTCGATCTAAATTCCGAAGAGATTAGTGAAATTTACCGTCAACGGTGGGCCATAGAGCTATTTTTCAAATGGCTCAAACAGCATGTAGAGATCAAACACTTTTATGGCATGAGCGAAACTGCCATTCAAAATCAAATCTTCCTTGCGCTCATTGCTTACTGTTTACATGTACTTATCCAGTTAGAGATGAGGAGTAAGAAGTCCTTACTCCGAATTAGCCGCTGGTTAAATAAAGCGCTGTGGAAACCTGCGTACATCTGGATTCGCAGATTTGACGATAGATCTATTCCGTAA
- a CDS encoding GNAT family N-acetyltransferase — MTISIVKPQLVHVDDIARICAEGWKQTVAGILSEKYQKQNIAYWYNPGKVAQDVQAGLYSYIALVSMKVVGVIGGAMKDGSTEIYVLYVDSLYRYLGIGSKLLAALTEQQVAEGAKEQWVSVQEGNQLGIPFYEARGFIYKQKNMTETETSERQVSLRYYRKI; from the coding sequence ATGACTATATCTATTGTAAAACCGCAATTGGTACATGTAGATGATATAGCAAGAATTTGTGCAGAAGGTTGGAAACAAACAGTAGCTGGAATATTAAGCGAAAAATACCAAAAACAAAATATAGCCTATTGGTACAACCCGGGAAAAGTTGCTCAGGATGTACAAGCTGGTTTGTATTCTTATATAGCGTTAGTTAGCATGAAAGTGGTTGGCGTTATTGGTGGGGCAATGAAAGATGGCTCGACTGAAATCTATGTTCTTTACGTAGATAGTTTGTATCGCTATTTGGGAATTGGCAGTAAATTGCTCGCAGCATTAACGGAACAACAAGTAGCTGAGGGAGCGAAAGAGCAGTGGGTATCGGTTCAAGAAGGAAATCAATTAGGAATTCCTTTTTATGAAGCAAGAGGTTTTATCTATAAGCAGAAAAATATGACGGAAACGGAAACAAGTGAGAGACAGGTATCGCTTCGATATTACCGAAAAATTTAA
- a CDS encoding enoyl-CoA hydratase/isomerase family protein, translated as MSDVLFSKKEHGIATITLNRPKAINSLTEGMLSPIYDRLLEWENDSDVQLIILNSEGQKGFCAGGDIKTLYQAKENEETFEKAMEFFEIEYATDNFVANFPKPIIVLLDGVVMGGGVGLSYGASHRIITEKTKWAMPEMNISFFPDVGAAYFLNQAPGYIGRYLALTSDIIKGADILYANAADYHLSTSQIEPLIKAVYDINWLQETEQKLTQLIKSFETKLECESNLAQHQEKVNRHFAHQTVEEIVASLASDDSPFATETKNTILSKSPISLKVTLEQLIRGENQTLTECLETDLIIAKNFLKTNDFYEGVRSVVIDKDKQPIYQYKQLSDVSQSVVESFFQ; from the coding sequence ATGAGCGATGTTTTATTTTCCAAGAAAGAACATGGCATTGCAACAATTACATTAAATAGACCAAAAGCAATTAATTCGTTAACAGAAGGTATGCTTTCGCCAATTTATGATAGATTGCTAGAATGGGAAAATGATTCTGATGTGCAATTAATTATTTTAAATAGTGAAGGACAAAAAGGATTTTGTGCTGGTGGAGATATAAAAACATTATATCAAGCAAAAGAAAACGAGGAAACGTTTGAAAAAGCAATGGAATTTTTTGAAATTGAATACGCAACGGATAATTTCGTCGCTAATTTCCCAAAGCCAATAATTGTATTGCTCGATGGTGTTGTCATGGGAGGTGGCGTTGGACTCTCTTACGGAGCTAGCCATCGTATCATAACAGAAAAAACAAAATGGGCGATGCCTGAAATGAACATTAGCTTTTTCCCAGATGTCGGTGCTGCATACTTCCTTAATCAAGCCCCTGGCTACATTGGACGGTATTTGGCACTAACATCGGATATTATAAAAGGTGCAGACATTCTATATGCTAATGCTGCTGATTACCATCTATCAACATCTCAGATAGAACCACTAATCAAAGCAGTTTATGATATAAATTGGCTGCAAGAAACAGAACAAAAATTAACTCAATTGATAAAAAGCTTCGAAACTAAATTAGAATGTGAAAGTAATTTGGCGCAGCATCAAGAGAAAGTTAACCGTCATTTCGCACATCAAACAGTAGAAGAAATTGTTGCTTCTCTCGCGTCAGATGACAGTCCATTTGCGACAGAAACAAAAAATACGATTCTCTCTAAATCACCTATTTCTCTAAAAGTTACTTTAGAGCAGCTAATTCGTGGAGAGAACCAAACTTTAACAGAATGTTTGGAAACCGATCTGATTATTGCTAAAAATTTCTTGAAAACAAATGATTTTTATGAAGGGGTACGTTCCGTCGTCATTGACAAAGATAAACAGCCAATCTATCAATACAAACAATTATCCGACGTCTCTCAATCTGTCGTAGAATCGTTTTTTCAGTAA
- a CDS encoding acyl-CoA dehydrogenase family protein, producing MEKVNFHDKDSIFPNKQWVLKKDSTNPFAEEEELLIGMIEKFVAEQVMPNLDKLEAHDYEVARELFRATGELGLLGAEVPEAYGGLEMGKRTAGIIAEKMGFGGSFSVSFNIHTGVGTLPFVYFGTEKQKTRYLPKLVSGEWVGAYALTEPDAGSDALSAKTTAKKAVDGSGWTLNGEKQWITNAHIAQVYVVFANTSDGITAFVVERDQPGVSVGPEEKKLGIKGSSTATLILEDVRLKEEDILGEVGKGHKIALNILNLARLKLAFANIGTSKQALRLAVEYGKERKQFKQPIIHFGMVQEKLANMALEIYGAESAAYYTVNRLDEMEQDNKGDILERLSDYAMACSINKVKASETLDYVIDEAVQIHGGYGYMQEYEVERIYRDARINRIFEGTNEINRLTIAKAFLKQYTKDSSVILSVEKEENIFIRYANQLLRTVLNALSETGELPQLDQFYLHRIALILEDIYLMQATEIKAMLEKDSLYTNLADVFCEEAYQRVEKHTIVLLASISEENETYEERIREVRSLPVLYTNIIAKKQTIAKEMINRNGF from the coding sequence ATGGAAAAGGTAAACTTTCATGATAAGGATTCTATATTTCCAAATAAACAGTGGGTTCTTAAGAAAGATTCCACGAATCCTTTTGCGGAGGAAGAGGAACTGCTTATAGGGATGATCGAAAAGTTTGTAGCAGAGCAAGTAATGCCAAATTTAGATAAGTTGGAAGCGCATGATTATGAAGTTGCTCGTGAATTGTTTCGAGCGACTGGTGAATTAGGGCTGTTAGGTGCGGAAGTTCCTGAAGCTTATGGTGGTTTAGAAATGGGAAAGCGTACGGCTGGAATTATTGCTGAAAAAATGGGTTTTGGCGGATCATTTAGTGTATCTTTCAATATTCATACAGGCGTAGGTACGTTACCTTTTGTATATTTTGGGACTGAAAAACAAAAAACCAGATATCTACCGAAGTTAGTTTCCGGTGAATGGGTTGGTGCCTATGCATTAACAGAACCAGATGCTGGGTCTGATGCATTATCTGCTAAGACGACAGCTAAAAAGGCAGTAGATGGTTCAGGCTGGACATTAAATGGAGAAAAGCAATGGATAACGAATGCACATATAGCTCAAGTATATGTAGTGTTTGCTAATACTTCAGATGGCATTACTGCTTTTGTTGTTGAGCGTGACCAGCCAGGTGTATCCGTAGGACCTGAGGAAAAGAAGTTAGGCATTAAGGGTTCTTCAACGGCGACTTTAATTTTAGAGGATGTTCGTTTGAAAGAAGAAGATATACTAGGTGAAGTTGGGAAAGGGCATAAAATTGCGCTGAATATTTTAAATCTAGCACGATTAAAGCTAGCTTTTGCTAATATTGGAACTTCCAAACAAGCGTTACGCCTCGCCGTAGAATACGGAAAAGAACGTAAGCAGTTTAAACAGCCAATCATTCACTTTGGAATGGTGCAAGAGAAATTAGCTAATATGGCGCTTGAAATATATGGAGCAGAAAGTGCAGCCTATTACACAGTGAATAGGTTAGACGAAATGGAGCAAGACAACAAAGGGGATATATTGGAAAGGTTATCGGATTATGCAATGGCTTGCTCCATTAATAAGGTGAAAGCTTCTGAAACGCTTGATTATGTCATCGACGAAGCTGTGCAAATCCATGGCGGATATGGGTATATGCAAGAATATGAGGTAGAGCGTATATATCGAGATGCGAGAATAAATCGAATTTTTGAAGGAACAAATGAAATTAATCGATTAACAATTGCTAAGGCGTTTTTAAAGCAGTATACAAAAGACTCATCTGTCATTTTATCCGTCGAGAAGGAAGAGAATATATTTATTCGCTATGCGAATCAACTATTAAGAACGGTTTTGAATGCGCTTTCCGAAACAGGTGAACTTCCACAGCTCGATCAATTTTATTTACATCGAATAGCTCTTATATTAGAAGATATTTATCTTATGCAAGCTACTGAGATCAAGGCTATGTTGGAGAAAGATTCACTATATACCAATTTAGCTGATGTCTTTTGTGAGGAAGCTTACCAACGAGTTGAAAAGCATACAATCGTTTTACTTGCTTCTATTTCAGAAGAAAATGAAACATACGAAGAGCGAATAAGGGAGGTACGTTCGTTACCTGTGCTATACACAAATATTATTGCAAAGAAACAGACCATTGCAAAAGAAATGATTAACCGTAATGGATTTTAA
- a CDS encoding MerR family transcriptional regulator, translating to MTVVELLSLQGLSHIVGVPPSILATWIEQFAMYVPKAQEEDENYYLPEAIDVLKYIKQCKQEQYSFTEIENLLLSEFTSIENKSASTVYQTEDKETIRCMMQTIGLTVTNMNQLTESFHALEHKYKEQTRELETLKKQIQLLHSKQIQ from the coding sequence GTGACAGTAGTGGAATTACTTAGCCTTCAAGGATTATCACATATTGTAGGTGTTCCACCATCCATTCTGGCAACATGGATAGAACAATTTGCCATGTATGTACCTAAAGCACAGGAAGAGGATGAAAATTACTATCTTCCTGAAGCAATTGATGTTCTAAAATACATTAAACAATGTAAACAAGAGCAGTATAGTTTTACAGAGATTGAAAATTTATTACTATCTGAATTCACAAGCATAGAAAATAAATCAGCATCAACTGTTTATCAGACAGAAGACAAAGAAACGATTCGTTGTATGATGCAAACCATTGGTTTGACCGTAACGAACATGAATCAACTTACCGAATCATTTCATGCGTTAGAACACAAGTATAAAGAACAAACACGAGAATTAGAAACACTAAAAAAACAAATACAGCTACTCCATAGCAAACAAATTCAATGA
- a CDS encoding YkvS family protein, with protein MFKPDTKTAKPGDIIEFKREDVLLQGKVLPSSCKQSIIVDISKAQNLAELNNGYSTTVVAHKNYRVIG; from the coding sequence ATGTTTAAACCTGATACAAAAACAGCTAAGCCAGGTGATATTATCGAATTTAAAAGAGAGGATGTACTTTTACAAGGAAAAGTACTACCTTCAAGCTGTAAGCAAAGTATCATTGTCGATATTTCAAAAGCACAGAATTTGGCTGAGTTAAACAACGGTTATTCTACTACTGTTGTAGCTCATAAAAATTACCGTGTTATTGGTTAA
- a CDS encoding NAD(P)-dependent oxidoreductase — MKRIGFIGLGNMGLPMAIGLVKEGYTVTGYDINEQAVLSLKEQGGAIATTIGQILVSSDAILTSLPSVKAVEEVYLAADGLIEQGDKTKILVDTSTVSPELNQIIDQACAEKEIPFLASPVSGGVIGAEQQTLTVMAGGRKAIFERVLPIFEVIGGNIFHVNEQIDSGTTVKLINNLLIGFYTAGVSEALHIATKKNINLDDLYSMLSVSYGQSRIYERNYKAFIANNDYEPGFSLKLLRKDLEFAMEAAENTQLDLPISKTLLSLYQQVEKEGYGDQDMAVLYERVKEQSAKKEAEK; from the coding sequence ATGAAACGAATTGGGTTTATCGGCTTAGGAAATATGGGATTGCCAATGGCGATTGGTTTAGTAAAAGAAGGATATACCGTTACTGGATATGACATTAATGAACAGGCAGTCCTTTCATTGAAAGAGCAAGGAGGAGCAATTGCGACAACTATTGGGCAAATTCTCGTTTCTAGTGATGCCATTTTAACAAGTCTTCCATCGGTGAAAGCTGTCGAGGAAGTATATTTAGCTGCCGATGGATTAATTGAACAAGGGGATAAAACGAAAATACTTGTCGATACGAGCACCGTTTCTCCCGAATTGAACCAAATCATAGATCAAGCCTGTGCAGAGAAAGAAATTCCTTTTCTTGCTTCTCCCGTAAGTGGTGGTGTCATCGGTGCAGAACAGCAAACGTTAACCGTAATGGCGGGAGGAAGAAAAGCTATCTTTGAGCGTGTATTACCAATTTTTGAAGTGATTGGTGGCAATATTTTTCATGTTAATGAACAAATTGATAGCGGTACAACGGTGAAACTAATTAATAATTTGCTAATTGGATTTTATACAGCAGGTGTCAGTGAAGCTTTGCATATTGCTACGAAGAAAAATATTAATTTAGATGACTTATATTCTATGTTAAGTGTGAGTTACGGGCAAAGTCGTATTTATGAACGAAACTATAAGGCGTTTATTGCCAACAATGATTATGAACCTGGTTTTTCTTTGAAATTATTGCGTAAAGATTTAGAGTTTGCTATGGAAGCAGCAGAAAACACGCAATTAGATTTACCAATTAGCAAAACGTTATTATCTTTATATCAACAAGTGGAAAAAGAAGGATATGGAGATCAGGATATGGCTGTTCTTTATGAACGGGTAAAGGAACAGTCGGCTAAAAAGGAGGCTGAAAAATGA
- a CDS encoding IS4 family transposase, whose translation MDKNTLKSSFGKWVSPINTKKLYEQVEENKQDYYTKKLTTEAYIKLLLLAQLQGFESLEEMSDALIDGELQKVLGFESISPSQPSRKNNEMNPAILSHLFFDLAYKIKGLQFKNGKYMPLKIIDSSTLPLNLTNHKWAKFRKTKAGVKLHLRLVFMDKGTVYPEKTVITTAKEHDRNQLEVLVDDKEAMYVFDRGYVDYERFDRMTDEGYFFVSRLKKNAVIREVESFSVPKDATALSDKMVYIGSTQNRTENVFRLLEVVDTKGNILRLITNRFDLNSEEISEIYRQRWAIELFFKWLKQHVEIKHFYGMSETAIQNQIFLALIAYCLHVLIQLEMRSKKSLLRISRWLNKVLWKPAYIWIRRFDDRSIP comes from the coding sequence ATGGACAAGAATACACTAAAATCATCATTTGGTAAATGGGTTTCACCTATAAATACGAAAAAACTATATGAACAAGTAGAAGAAAATAAACAAGATTACTACACAAAAAAACTGACAACGGAAGCGTATATAAAGTTGCTGTTGCTTGCTCAATTACAAGGATTTGAGAGCTTGGAAGAGATGAGCGATGCACTAATAGATGGTGAACTTCAGAAAGTATTGGGGTTTGAATCGATTAGCCCATCGCAACCTTCAAGGAAGAACAATGAAATGAATCCAGCCATCCTTTCCCATTTATTCTTTGATCTTGCATACAAAATCAAAGGTCTCCAATTTAAAAATGGGAAATACATGCCATTAAAAATCATTGATTCTAGCACGCTTCCATTAAACTTAACGAATCATAAGTGGGCGAAATTCCGTAAAACAAAAGCAGGAGTTAAGCTACATTTACGACTTGTATTTATGGATAAGGGCACCGTCTATCCTGAAAAAACTGTGATTACAACAGCCAAAGAACATGACAGAAATCAACTGGAAGTTCTCGTAGATGACAAAGAAGCCATGTATGTGTTTGACCGTGGATATGTTGACTATGAACGATTTGACCGAATGACGGATGAAGGCTACTTTTTCGTGTCCAGACTAAAGAAAAACGCCGTCATTCGTGAAGTAGAATCATTTTCTGTACCTAAAGATGCTACAGCTTTATCCGACAAGATGGTTTACATCGGTTCGACGCAAAATCGCACAGAGAATGTATTCCGTCTACTTGAAGTAGTGGATACAAAGGGGAACATTTTGCGATTAATTACTAACCGTTTCGATCTAAATTCCGAAGAGATTAGTGAAATTTACCGTCAACGGTGGGCCATAGAGCTATTTTTCAAATGGCTCAAACAGCATGTAGAGATCAAACACTTTTATGGTATGAGCGAAACTGCCATTCAAAATCAAATCTTCCTTGCGCTCATTGCTTACTGTTTACATGTACTTATCCAGTTAGAGATGAGGAGTAAGAAGTCCTTACTCCGAATTAGCCGCTGGTTAAATAAAGTGCTGTGGAAACCTGCGTACATCTGGATCCGCAGATTTGACGATAGATCTATTCCGTAA
- a CDS encoding CoA-acylating methylmalonate-semialdehyde dehydrogenase, whose amino-acid sequence MISQEVKVMKNYIGNSWVTSSGVEKHDIPNPATGEIIAQVVLSTEEDVDQAVAAAKNAYKDWANVPIPNRARYLFNYLHLLKEHKESLAKIITLENGKSLRDARGEVQRGIEVVELATSAPNLMMGDALPQIASGIDGSIWRYPLGVVAGITPFNFPMMVPLWMYPLAIACGNTFVLKTSERTPILAERLVELFYEAGFPEGVLNLVHGGKEVVNRVLKHPDIEAISFVGSEPVAKHVYQTGTAHGKRVQALAGAKNHAIVMPDCNLEKTVQGVIGAAFGSSGERCMACSVVAVVDEVADAFLHLLTEETKKLKAGDGLDDSTFVGPLIRQSHKDKVVGYIDQGVEEGAELLIDGRTIEEETPDGYYVGATIFDHVTPDMKIWQDEIFAPVLSVVRVKDLQEGIALTNKSRFANGAVIYTSSGKHAQTFRDQIDAGMVGVNVNVPAPMAFFAFAGNKASFYGDLGTNGKDGVQFYTRKKVVTERWF is encoded by the coding sequence ATGATATCGCAAGAAGTAAAAGTGATGAAAAATTACATTGGAAATAGCTGGGTGACTTCATCTGGTGTAGAAAAACATGATATACCTAACCCAGCAACAGGTGAAATCATTGCCCAAGTTGTGCTATCAACGGAGGAGGACGTCGATCAAGCGGTAGCAGCAGCTAAAAATGCTTATAAGGATTGGGCGAATGTCCCTATTCCAAACCGTGCGCGTTATTTATTTAATTATTTGCATTTATTAAAAGAGCATAAAGAAAGTTTGGCAAAAATTATTACATTGGAAAATGGGAAATCGTTAAGAGATGCAAGGGGAGAAGTGCAACGCGGAATAGAAGTAGTCGAATTAGCAACATCTGCTCCGAATTTAATGATGGGTGATGCATTGCCACAAATCGCAAGTGGCATAGATGGGTCTATCTGGCGTTATCCATTAGGGGTAGTGGCAGGAATCACACCATTTAATTTTCCGATGATGGTTCCGCTATGGATGTACCCGCTAGCTATCGCTTGTGGAAATACATTTGTTTTAAAGACGTCTGAACGCACCCCGATTTTGGCAGAACGGTTAGTTGAATTATTTTATGAAGCAGGTTTCCCTGAAGGTGTACTTAACCTCGTTCACGGAGGGAAAGAGGTTGTAAATCGGGTGTTGAAGCATCCGGATATTGAGGCAATTTCTTTTGTAGGATCAGAGCCAGTAGCTAAGCATGTATATCAGACAGGTACGGCGCACGGGAAACGGGTGCAAGCATTAGCAGGTGCGAAAAATCATGCTATCGTCATGCCTGATTGTAATTTAGAAAAAACAGTCCAAGGTGTCATTGGTGCTGCGTTTGGAAGCAGTGGAGAGCGTTGCATGGCCTGTTCGGTTGTCGCTGTTGTCGATGAGGTAGCAGATGCATTTTTGCATTTATTAACGGAAGAAACAAAAAAATTAAAGGCTGGAGATGGATTAGATGATTCAACATTTGTTGGTCCACTTATCAGGCAGTCTCACAAAGATAAAGTAGTTGGCTATATTGATCAAGGAGTAGAGGAAGGGGCTGAACTACTCATAGATGGAAGAACCATTGAAGAAGAAACGCCAGATGGCTACTATGTCGGTGCGACTATTTTTGATCATGTTACACCAGATATGAAGATTTGGCAGGATGAGATTTTTGCTCCTGTGTTAAGTGTAGTGAGAGTGAAGGATTTACAAGAAGGGATAGCGCTTACGAATAAATCGAGATTTGCAAATGGAGCGGTCATTTATACGTCAAGCGGAAAACATGCGCAAACGTTCCGTGACCAAATTGATGCAGGAATGGTCGGTGTGAACGTAAATGTTCCAGCTCCGATGGCATTTTTTGCTTTCGCAGGAAATAAAGCTTCTTTTTATGGTGATTTAGGAACGAACGGAAAAGACGGAGTGCAATTCTATACAAGAAAGAAAGTAGTAACGGAGCGTTGGTTCTAG
- a CDS encoding hydroxymethylglutaryl-CoA lyase, which produces MNYPDYIWLKEVGPRDGLQNEEAFIETDDKVKWINMLSESGIDEIEYSSFVHPKWIPQLRDAREVGRKIKRNKNVFYSALVPNLKGLEHALEVGIDGASIFMSVSETHNKKNINKSISETYPVLYEVIKEAKQANKYVTGYVSTVFDCPYEGKVDPEHVIRVCNQLMEDGVDAISLGDTIGTAVPSQVEALLERMLTEFSSEQLIMHFHDTRGMAIANILTSLRYGITRFDSSVGGLGGCPYARGAAGNVATNDVLYLLHGLGIKTGIKEDKMQQAALFIQDKIGKKLPSKTVASQANDYKKTV; this is translated from the coding sequence GTGAATTATCCTGACTATATTTGGCTTAAAGAAGTAGGACCAAGAGATGGGCTACAAAATGAGGAAGCGTTTATTGAGACGGACGATAAGGTTAAATGGATCAATATGTTGTCTGAGTCTGGGATTGATGAGATTGAATATTCTTCATTTGTTCATCCAAAATGGATCCCACAGCTGAGGGATGCTCGAGAAGTAGGGAGAAAAATAAAACGAAATAAGAACGTCTTTTATTCCGCGCTTGTGCCAAATCTAAAAGGTTTAGAGCATGCATTAGAAGTGGGGATTGATGGAGCATCCATATTTATGTCTGTAAGTGAAACACATAATAAAAAAAATATTAATAAATCTATTTCAGAAACGTATCCAGTATTGTATGAAGTAATCAAAGAAGCAAAGCAAGCCAATAAATATGTGACTGGTTATGTGTCAACGGTTTTCGATTGTCCTTATGAAGGTAAAGTGGACCCTGAACATGTTATTCGTGTATGTAATCAGCTAATGGAAGATGGTGTAGACGCAATTTCATTAGGAGATACAATTGGAACAGCAGTCCCTTCACAAGTTGAAGCCCTCTTAGAACGGATGTTGACTGAGTTTAGCTCGGAGCAGTTAATCATGCATTTTCATGATACAAGAGGGATGGCGATAGCGAATATTTTAACATCTCTACGATATGGAATCACTCGTTTTGATAGTTCTGTAGGAGGGTTAGGTGGTTGTCCATACGCAAGAGGAGCGGCAGGAAATGTGGCAACAAATGATGTACTTTATTTGTTGCACGGTCTAGGTATAAAAACAGGCATTAAAGAAGATAAAATGCAACAAGCGGCTTTATTTATTCAAGATAAAATTGGCAAGAAATTACCAAGTAAAACAGTAGCTTCACAAGCAAACGATTATAAAAAGACAGTATAA